gccctgggcacggAGCATGGCTGGCTACActggccacagccccagcaccaccccCCCCCCCGCCTGCGCAGCTACCCAAGCACCATCTTCCTGGCACGAAGCGAGTTTGACGGGTCTCAGCCCAGCCCCTCGCCAGGTCCTCTGACCGCCCTGGGGCTCGCTGGGGTGTGGACATGCAGCTCTCGGGGCATGTCAGGGACGCCAGCGCTGCCACGGGGAGCCAGGCGGGCGCCAATCCTCCAGACGGGGCGGACGCTCCCACCGGCACCCTGCCTGCTCCCGCCGTGGAGTTACCATGGGAAGGCAGCGCTGGTGGCGCAGGGGGAGCGCAGCTCCCGGGGGCTCCCGCCAGCAGCCCACATGCTGCCAGGAGAGATTTCTCCCTGGTTTCATCATCCGCTGCCTGCCCTGAAGGAGAAGTTCCTGCTTCACGCATGGGGCAGCAGCCGCCTCTCGGGGGCTGGGGTGCAGCGGGGGCTGTGCGGGTCCCGCACCCCCGGCCGTGCCCACTCCGCCCCCGTGTGCTCCGGCCTGTGCCGCTCGTGCCACGTGTGCACTGAGGGTGTTCGGCACCAGCTGGCAGGGACGCGCTGCCACAGCCTCGGGCTCAGCACCACAGCGCCGGGGGCAGCCTGCGCCCGGGCAGGGGGTCCTGCAGGGTCCCCAGGACCCAACACTGGTATgcccccccacacacacatctGTCCCCTCCCTATGCTCACTCACCTCTGCACCAGTCCCCAGCAcgggcactcccagccctgctgccccactcTTCGCTGCGCCAGAGTTTCCCCTTCTCTATGCACCCACTTTAAGTCCCTGCGCTCGGTCCCTCCCTCGGCACCCAGCACCAGCATCACCACTGAAGCCTTGGGTCGCCGCAGCTGCCGCGTGCCTCCGGCAGTGCCGGGgattccaggctgctccccgctcccaccagcccagctctgccgGGGCAAACCGAGGGACGGTGCGACTCACCCCACGACAAAACTGGCACTGCGTCCCCTTGCCAAGTGAACGCAGCCACGGATCGAAGGCAGCTGTGGCCCAAGACGTGGATCTGCTCCGGCGGGAGGGTAAATACCGCACCCCGCCCCGGGCAAACAGCGGCCGGGGGCAGCCAGCCAGGGGGACGAGGACAGGTACGGCAGGGCTGGGCGCACGGGGCAGAGTCCACCGGTGCTTGGCAGGTGCTACCACGACACCGATCCCAGGGGACCACTGCACAGCCGAGCAGAggcacccactgctgctgccagtgtgtCAGGTTTGGGGATCACCAGCGTGGCACAGCGTGCTGGGACATTGGGATACCCTCCAACTCCAACAATACCGGTGGAAAAGGAGCTCCCTGAGTTGCCTTCCTCCTACAACGGTGCCGTCCCTACCCGGTGCACCAGGCATGCTGCCAAGTTGCTCACCATGTTAGGAAGGGCGGGGTGGCAGCACCCAGTCACCCGTGGGAGACCTGCGGGGGACCCTGGCTGGATGGAGCAGCACCGCAACGGGACCACAGCGGAGCCTTGGCAGCGGCCCCGGCACGCAGCGGGCACCTGCCGATGTCACCGATTTCCCGCAGCCCCGTGCGCAAGGGAGCGGGAACGGCCCACGAGTGACACCCCCCGCCCCACGGGCGACGTGTCCACCGGCTCTGGCTGCGGGCGGGGACACAGGGGCCGTGCAGTGATCCGCACGCCAACCGTGCCCACCCGCTGCCCGCAGCATCCCAGATGAACACGACTCACCGCAACCGGGCGGCAAAAGCGGTCGCCGCACCGGTCCCCGTCCCGATCCCGCTGCCGGTGGGTCGCTACCTCCGCGCAACCCTTGTCGGTGGGTCTCTCCGCTCCCACCCACCGCCGCTCACCTGCGCGCCCCGCCCGAGCCACAGACCGGTCCCGGAGCCACAGCCCCGCCTCCGCCTTCAcctgccgccgccgcgccccgcccgccccccggCCACAGtcaccgccgccgccgccgccgccgccgccggggctcCAGGAAGCGCCCGCCCCCGCCAGCTCATTGGGCAGCGCGCCGGCGGTCACGCGTCCGATTGGTGAGATGCCCCGCCCATCAGCCCCGCCACGCCCCCCGAGAGGGCGGGGGTCCTGCGGGCCCCCGGGACCGGGGTGCGCGGGTGGGGGGCAGCTGAGTCAGAGGCGGGTAACGGCATCGGGCGGGGGTCTGTCCCTCCGCCCTGGGCAGGAGGGCACGAGACGGCCCCGCTGCGGCCCCACCGGCGCCGAGTGCGGTGCCAGGCGCCGAGCGCGCCCCGCCCGCTGCGGCCGCCGAGTGCCGGGGCCGGCACGGCACTGCCCGCTCCGCCCCGCGGCCACGGGGGGCGGGGAACCGGGTATGGGGGGGTAAGAACCCAGAAGTGTGCACCGAGGGAGAGTTTCGAGTGCCAGGCACGGGAAACCGTGCGTAGGGTGAGGTGGGGGGGGTTGAGAACCGGGCACCGAGAAGAGGGTACCGGGATAATGGAATGCCGGGCACGAGGGGACGGAGAGCTGGACACGAAGAACGTGGCATCGCGAGGTGCCGGGCAGGCGGGGGAGCAGCCCCCCGCTCTCGGCGGCGCTGCAGCGGGGtgcggcggccccggcggggTGGCTCCTTCGCAGGTGCCTGGGCGCGGGCCCCGCGCAACCTGTTTGGCCGCTGCCGGCTCAGGGAggcagcggcggccgcggggctcACCTCGGCTCACCCCGGCCCCCCCGCGCCTGGCTCGGAGCGCGGCCACTGCCCGGCGCTAGCGGAAAGTGTTAGGAGCCACTGCCGCTCTGGGGCTGCCAAGGCAAACACGGCCCCGCGCAGACGTTATGTCAGTGGGTGGGGGGGCCGCGCCGGGGCACCGCGCCGGGGCCGGGAACGGGACCCCCCATCCCTTGGCCAGGCCCCCGGTACCGGGCACCTGCCGCCGCGCCTCGCCCAGCCGTCCGCTCCGCTTCCCGCAGCTCCGTCCCTCTGACCGTGCTTCGGCATCCCCGTCGAGGCTCCGGGCTTCCGCGGGGCCGAGGGGGGAGCCCGCAGACCTGCCTCCCCCTCCGCGCCGCTGCCCGCGACCCCCGGCTCCATCGCTCCCCGCCCGTCCCCTCGGGCCACGGTTCGCCACAGCCGCTGCGCTCCGCCGCTGCCTGCGGCTGCGCTCCGGtgtctctctctccctgcttcTCCCGAGACGGCTCCGACGGCGCGGTGGAACTCACCTCTGGCGGCGGGGCCGAGAacggggccgggcaggggccGCGGGCTCAGCCGGGCCGGCGGCGTGGCAGGAAGGACCGGGTGGTCATCGCGGCCCGCGGCAGCCGCCTGCAGAGGGCACTGCTGGTTCCCGAGCCGAGCCCCGTGGGCGGCACTGACACGCGTAGGGACACGGGCGGCACTTGGTGCCGGTGGCACCGTTTATTTGGGTTAAAAACAGCAGACACGACTCGGGCAATCGGGGATCCCCTCGGCTGCACTTGCTCGGGGCTCCCCCATGCTGCCCGAATGGTTGAAAGACTTCCCCGGGCCTGGGAACCATCTCGGGAAACCCTGAATATGGACCCCACCCCAGGGGTGCTCACCTGCCCTCCGCCCCTCATTCTACTTGCCCTACATCTATCCAGATGTTCTAACCTGCCGCacactccagctgtgctcacctgcCCCACCGCCCAAGACGTGCCAGTTCACTCCCGTTCCTTGTCTACAGTGACATCTCGGCCCACAGCTccccgctcctcctcctcctcctcactcccTCCCAtctcccttctctcctgctcctcctgtccccactgGCCCTGGCTGCCACTCCCAGGCCCGGCCCTGACAATGGGGACTCCTGCctcattccttccttttttttacaaaaatatataaattaatataaatttgaacattagaataataaaattaaaataataaagataaaaagGATATTAAATAGTGCCCTGTATCACTGAGAGCCCCATGGCTGGGGGAAGCAGGTGCTGGCAAAGTGGTGAGCCATACAAAGGGGCCACTGCATCCAGTCAGCACTCAGACAGAGAGTCCCCAGAGCCAGGAcaatcctgctgcagcacagccttggaAGACACAGGCTGGGATACAGTAGAAGGGCCCCCCCAGCTTGTGCACCTGCTTTGGGGGAGCTCCTTGGCATcccccaccagctccagcctcagtgTGGCTGGTCCAGCAGGACCTCAAGCCAGCACGGGCAGGAGGTGATGAACTGCCGGGAGTAGCAGGGTCCCCAGCCCTTGGCAAAGCTGATGCGGATACTGTGGGGGTCACAGGGTCCCTCCCTAGGCAGCTGCCAAccctctctgtcccctgcccACCCATAATCGAACACCTTTGCCGAGTAGCCAGGCAGCACCTTGAGGACAGCGAGCCTGCAGGTGccaggggggctcagggtgggcGAGCTGACGAAGATGGGGTGCTCGCTGCGGTTGTACACCCAGACACCACCTGGCTCCcggctcagcagcagcccccggCCAATCTTGCCCCGGGCTCGCCGCACAGCACAGCTGCGGTaggcagctggcagctgggccaggcagaACCCGCTGCCCCACGGCAGCTCACAGAAGACGTTCACTGACGCCTCGTGCACAGCGTAGAGGCGGCCCACGCGTGTCCGGTACTCCCAGTAAGCCAGTTTACACCAACAGCCGTCCTTGATGGTGCTCCATGAGAGGCTGGTGTCtggcaggggagagcagagctgtcaccACCCGGACTGAGCCCAGGGGAGTGGGCACAGCAGGCATGctgaggatggatggatggatggatggacggatggatggatggatggatggatggatggatggagcgCACCAGGGATGCCTTAGCACAGGGTCCTGCACTTGGTGTGAGTCTCTGGAGATTATTCCCAGTCCCCAAGTACCGTGGtgaagggctgagggagggcTGTGAGGGGGGCTGGTCCCTGAGTTCAGGGAAAGGTGGGGCAATGGCATCTGGTGGCCTTGGTGGCCAGCAGCCAGGCGGGAGCTAGGGCTGTGTGCGTCAAGGCACATTGTGTGTGTCCCCATAGGCAGTGCTTCCTCCAGCAGGGAGTCTGGTGCTGCCAAAAATAACAGAAGCTTGGGGGAGGAGGCTAGGGGGGTGTCTGGGCCCAGGCTGCCCCCCCAGCAGGAACCCCTCATCCCGTGTTGGAGTCTTTTCCTCCTGTTGGGGGTAACTGCTGGCTCCACTCCTGATTTTTATGTTCTGTCCCCTCCAATCTCTGCTTCTGACTGAGGGGTtcagccctgcccagtgccCTCCTGCCCGCTGGGTGCGGCAGAGGATTGTGGAGTGTGGTGGGCCCATCTTACCACACCAGTCCCCACCGTTGTAGCTGAACTCCAGGAGTTGAGTGCTGGGGTGTTGGGGCTCATCCGGCCAGGAGGTCCCACAGGATGCCTTCAAGTAGGGGGGTGGCGGGGTTTCTGtaggggagggagaaggaaatgagAGGCTGGGAGTGCATCCTGCCCCTCTGGAGCCCTCTGGAGCCCTGAGCCACCCGCAGAGAGCAGGGGTCAGAGCCTGGGTGGGCAAAGCAGCCTCCAGTGTTGCCACCAGCACTCACCAGGTACAGCCAGGCGGCTGAAATGATGGGGgttgcagcacagcacagccaagtCCCCACAGGAGCCCTGACCCCCAGCACAGTAGCAGAGGTGCTTGAGCTCATGGGACTGGTGGAGGTCAGGCCAGCGGAAGAGGCGACAGAGCAGGACTTGAGGGGGGACCTGCTTGACTCCTCGTGGCTCCCCCCGTGGTGCCAAAATGCAGCCAGACTCCCAGGCGCCTCGGCTCTCCACCACCTGCACCAGCAACTCCAGCTCCTCGTCCTTCAGCTTCTTGAAGAGGGCATGTGCAGCCAGTTTGAGGGCGCTGGGGCCATCctcggggctggctgctgcGCAGCGCTGCCGCCACAGCCGCCGCACCAGCCCCGCGCGGCGGGAGCGGAACATGGCGTGGTCGTGGGGACCACCTGCAGGGTGGACACAGGCATCACCTCCCGTGCCCTGAGCGGGCTGTGGCTCCAGGGGCTCCCAGTGGTGACCCTGCTGCATCCTCCTGTGTCCTCCCAGATCCCTGGCAAGGCTGCTTTGCCTGGGTTTGCTGGTGCCATCCCCCAACCATAAGGTGGGGTGCCGCTTCAGGGGGTACTGCCATCCCCAAGATCACATCAGGCACGACCCCAAAACCAACTCCCACCTGCTGGAGAACCTGCCAGTGCTGAGACAGCGAGGGCAGGGGTCCGTATACTCCTTCCCACAGCACCCGCCCGCTCCCCTCTCACCCCCGTCGTGGGGCTGGGCAAGGGGTCCCTGCAGAAGAGGGTCTCACTCACGGTGGGTGGCCGAGGCGGGTGACGGGATCCAGGGCACTGCATGGGGCTGTGCTCTCAGGGCGGCCGGCACTGCTCTGCCCGCCACGCGTCACTGCCTGCactttttcctgtgctgggacgCTCTCCCCTCCCCCGGACCTTCCCGTTTGGGGAATTCATTGATTTCCCTCAtctccagccagccctggggctgagccacCGCCAGGAGCCACCACAGCAGGGCTACCACGCCAGGACGTGGCAGGTGTTGGATGCGTGGGCTCCAGTGGTCAGGGATCCCAGCACCCTGCCACCAaggcagctgggcacagccaggagcccaaacagcagcacagataCCAGTGCACAACCACAGGGCAGGgtccagctgagcagctgatCTGGGCAGGGGGAAGCCAGGGGGCACAGTGGCAGGGCACCATTGTGGCACACCCCATCCCTACTTGTGCCCTCACAGGGATCATTGCAAGGACCACCAAAGCCTCTCGTGGCATTTTGGGCTGGGattcctgctgcccctcagcccctgACCTGGCCAGGGCCCCCCCTCTACAAGCAGTGGGTGAGGGTGGGAGCCTGTTCCATAACAAAAGAGCTAATGTAAACGGGACCCTTATCCCACGCCAGGCCAGGCTTCCTGCTCCCGACTTCCCGCAGAGATAAGGGAGGCCACGCTGGCGCCAGTGCTGCTGCCGAGGATGGGGCGTGCAGAGcttcccctgtgctgcagcaccagcacaggcagcagtggggcagggtgGGCTCACAGGACCCACAGCTGCCCCCACAGCCGTGCTCTGGTGCCACTAGAGTGTGGCACCACTCTCTTCCAGGCTTGCACAGATAGAGCTAGAAAATATGGACCTGACTCAGTCTCTGTGGAAAGCATTTCATGAAGTGTAGCAGCTCACCAGATATTTGACCAAATGCAGACTTATATTTTTGGCCAGTGTCCTTCCCACCATGAGAGATATCTGCAACATGTGCAACAGGAGAGTTTCAGAGGACCGAAAGATTTAAGTGATAGAGGAGAAAAAGCTTAGggcaaagaaattaattatgaGCTTTCTgtgttattattatttgtattcACCAGAATTCTTTACAGATAGCCATATTAAATGCAATGTGGCACCacatctgctgcagctcccatccAAGCTGGGCACACTGGAGATACTTTACTTTAGCTGCTTCCCACAAACTGAAACAGGAAATGGCCAGGAgtggaggagcaggcaggaaatgCAGGCAGAACCCCAGCTCCCCACTCCTGCCCCTTGGGCTCAAGGGACATGGGGACTCTCAGTcctggagaggggaaagggatgCACTGGAGTGCCTTAGTGCTACCCAGGACGTAGGATTGGGAGGTTTGGGGACATACATAGACAGACacattcccagagctctgcccaaaCAGATGCAGACAGTCAGGCACTGCTCAGGTTTATTGGGGTCTCTGATCAGGGGCAGCACAAGCTGGAGCAGCGTTTTCAGTGTCAGAGGTCCATCAACTCCAGTCAGCACAGGGTAACAAGCACAGTcctgaggaggggagagaggcaCAGGGGTAACAACCCACTGACCAGTACCGAGGCCACACCCTCTCAACCCCCAGAAACGCTACAGCCAGGCTCTCTGTCTCCCCTCACGCACCATGGCCAGGCTCTTTTCACTCCAGGAGCACcatggctgggctctgccaccccCAAACACCAGAGGTCactcacccacagcaccagggcaggcaggggctgacGGGGTCCTGTGACACCTGGGGGGGGCCTCCCCTAGTCCAGCAGCTCATGGATGCAccagctgcagagaaggagGTAGATGCATTCCCGCAGAAGCCgcagcagccaggagcccaggcgcagccccagggaggtggcagcgggtgctggcagtgccagcgcCTGTACCCGTGCCACTCGCTGGGGAGCACCCTGCAGACAGGCTGCCATGGTCCACAAGAGATGCATGGCCCATGAGGAATCAGCAGGATCTGACATGGtgggagaggcagcagtggTGACACGCCCTAGCAAGCTCTGGAACCTGCTACATTCTCCACATTTCCAAAACTTCCCCAATAGTGGGTGCAGGGAGGGGGCACAACCTGGGGACCCTTTTGTTCCTCCCACTCCTGCCCCATGGAGCCCTCAGGGCTCAACAAAGCCACGTGCCAGTGCAGTGCAGACTGCAGCAGGTTTATTTAGTGCTGACAGGCAGCAGCTTTATTCAATGTCACTCGCAGCAGCATTCCATGGAGCCTCCCAGAGCGTGGCCCTTCACTGGCGGGAGGTGCGctcttcttcctcattttccagCTCATAGGCAGGCCGGTAGCCCTCCCGGCCCTGAGCATCAGTGTAGCGTAGTGCTGGGTTCTTCTGTGTGTTGGTCATGCTCCCCAGGGACGTGtagctgcagagggaagaagcagctgcaggagactGCACCCAGGagcactggctgtgcctgtgagaagggcagcactgggcactCACCCCTTGTCATAGAGGATACAGTAGGGAACAAAGAGCTTGCGCAGGAACTCCCAGATGTCCCGGTAGGTCCAGTCCTGCAGGCAGAATTGGGCAGGGATTGAGGCAGAGGCAAAAGGCTGCTCCCTCGCCTCCCAGGGAAGCAAGTCAGACCTTCCTGGAGAGTATATACCTGGGACAGCCAGATGGTCATCAGAGCACCACTGCACTTCCCAGCACCTCCCCAAACACAGGAAAACCCCCAGCAGGCAAGAATGAGCCCTGCCGAACAGCACCcagcagccttgctgcagcaaggggcatccacagctgcaCAGTGGGGCAGCAGACACTCTGGCAGAATGAGAAACGTGAGAGAAGTTGTCCAGGATGGGGGTGGATCACTGCTGGTTCCCAGCCCTGTCAAGTCTCCTTGCCAAACCCTGCGGCAACAGTCCCAGCCCCAAAGCAGGTAGAGGCCACATACCAGCAAGGGGTTCACCCGCATGTAAGGGGGCCAGCCAGGGTCTGTCGCACACATAGGGGTCAGGGTGCACGAGTAAGGGTCCGTCCGCCGTGTTCCCATCAGGACAGCctccagctgaggctgctgctccttcagctgggCCAGCGCCTCCCGGATGGAGCCCTCCacagtgcagagctgcacccCGTACCTGGCAGGGCGGGCAGTTGTCTGCAGGCTGCAAGCAACACTGCAACTCTGCGCAGCAGCCCTCCCCACTCTGCCTCCTACCTCTGGACTGTTGCCTGAATGAACTGCTCCATttcagggaatggggacacaaTGCGAATGTAGAgcacctgcagcctctcctgcctcGCTGGGAACCGCCTGCGGAGAGACCCAGTGCAGCTGGACTCTTACCAATGGCAACTGGAGGCAAGGCAGCGTCCAGTCCCCAGCAATCCACTCATTGCCTCAGGGTGGAGCAAGCAagagccccagagccctggccaGGATCTGCAGGACCCCTCAGCCttgccccagcctggagccccATGTGTGGGTacctctgcacagctgcatgGACgaggtgcagcagggctgtgcagtcCTTGCCCCCGTTGAAGCCCACGCAGAGCTGGACCAGGCTGTACTGGTCCAAAGCCTCCTCGATGATTcgcagggctgctgccaccttctGCCCCAGGGCCGAGCCTGCCAGGACAGGACAGTTGGTGTCTGCCCAGCTCATGTTCCCTCAGCATGGCCCCAGGGCCCATGGCACTTCACCCTCTGGATACCTCTCATAGCGGAGCCGTTGTTGGCACCACAGCCAAGAGCTTGTTCAACCCAGAGAACTGGGCCACAATGTGACAGGGATGATGAGGGCACTGGGGAACTGTGGCACTGCTGCTACTGCTGTACACCGTGCTCTCAGACCCTGCCACCACCAGCCCTGAGGTTACAGGTCCCATTCCCACCTGTGGAATGAAGCCCACTGCAGCTGCAACACCCCTCAAGCCTCCCAGCACAACACAACAGGcaagctctgctcccaggctggtGTTCCCATTGCCCCAGCCCTGACAGGCTGCACAGAAGC
This sequence is a window from Oenanthe melanoleuca isolate GR-GAL-2019-014 chromosome 25, OMel1.0, whole genome shotgun sequence. Protein-coding genes within it:
- the LOC130263180 gene encoding mothers against decapentaplegic homolog 6-like isoform X1: MFRSRRAGLVRRLWRQRCAAASPEDGPSALKLAAHALFKKLKDEELELLVQVVESRGAWESGCILAPRGEPRGVKQVPPQVLLCRLFRWPDLHQSHELKHLCYCAGGQGSCGDLAVLCCNPHHFSRLAVPETPPPPYLKASCGTSWPDEPQHPSTQLLEFSYNGGDWCDTSLSWSTIKDGCWCKLAYWEYRTRVGRLYAVHEASVNVFCELPWGSGFCLAQLPAAYRSCAVRRARGKIGRGLLLSREPGGVWVYNRSEHPIFVSSPTLSPPGTCRLAVLKVLPGYSAKVFDYGWAGDREGWQLPREGPCDPHSIRISFAKGWGPCYSRQFITSCPCWLEVLLDQPH
- the LOC130263180 gene encoding mothers against decapentaplegic homolog 6-like isoform X2, which gives rise to MFRSRRAGLVRRLWRQRCAAASPEDGPSALKLAAHALFKKLKDEELELLVQVVESRGAWESGCILAPRGEPRGVKQVPPQVLLCRLFRWPDLHQSHELKHLCYCAGGQGSCGDLAVLCCNPHHFSRLAVPETPPPPYLKASCGTSWPDEPQHPSTQLLEFSYNDTSLSWSTIKDGCWCKLAYWEYRTRVGRLYAVHEASVNVFCELPWGSGFCLAQLPAAYRSCAVRRARGKIGRGLLLSREPGGVWVYNRSEHPIFVSSPTLSPPGTCRLAVLKVLPGYSAKVFDYGWAGDREGWQLPREGPCDPHSIRISFAKGWGPCYSRQFITSCPCWLEVLLDQPH